TACCCAGTGCTTGAACTACAAGCGTGTTTAGATGCGCGTTTAGCACTTGGTGGTACATCGCCGACGCAAGTTCAATTTGCCATTAGCAACGCAAAAAAAAACGCTGAATTTACGGTAAGAGATGCCACGCTTAATGATGTGGAAGCAATTGCTGAACTTATTCAGTATTGGGCGCGCGAAGGTGAAAACCTACCGCGCGCAAAAAGCGATATGATCCACAGCATCAATGAATTTGCAGTAACGGAAGTCAACGGTAAAGTGACAGGTTGTGCATCGCTATATATTTACGATACAGGCCTTGCTGAAATTCGTTCGTTAGGAGTTAATCCTGAATCGAATGTGAAAGGGCAGGGACGAGCGTTGGTAAATCACCTAATTGAAAAAGGTGGTAAGTTGGCGCTAGGGCGCATTATCGTGCTGACTCGTGTGCCTGGTTTTTTTAGTAAGTTAGGTTTTGCTGACAGCCATAAATCTCAATTACCTGAAAAGGTGATGAAAGATTGTGAGTTGTGCCTCAGAAAAGATAACTGTGATGAGGTTGCTATGGACTATTTGATTGCACGGCCAAATTCGTTGCGTATCGATTGTCGCAATGTAGCCTAAATCCATTTCAAATTTAATCGCCATTAAAAGCACAACAGTTATGCTGTTGTGCTTTTTTACGTTTTACACTTTTTGTACTTTACTCAATAGAGATGGTGCTATTTAGATTGCAGTTGTTATTCAATTTGATTTTATTGTTATATAAAACAGTAAATTTAACCCTTTATTCGTATATTGAGAGTAATTCGCATTTATGGATCGCTAATTGCTAAATTTGTGCACCTGATGTTTAGTTGTCAGAAAAATGACAGCTAAAGGCACCTAAGCATGTTAGGACTACAAAAAGAATAAAAAGGACGCTTAGGTCATCTTTGAAAATTAGTTTTATAAGGAATAGAAAAATGCAAATTAACGGTACAAACAGCTTAAATGCTATGCAATATGCACAAATGCAAAACACTCAAACAAATACTGTTAAATCAGAGTCTTCACAAAACACCCTGCAAAATGATAAGGTAACTTTCTCGGCGGAGGCACTTGGTATGACTCCTGAATTAAATCGCGGTGGTGGTGCCGTTATCACTAAACGCGAGGAAGACTAATCCGTTAAAGGACATGAATGTTTTTTGAGGCGCTTTCTGCCCACTTTTGGGGCTCATTTATGACATGGGGCTTTTTAATTGCCTTTTTGTTTAATGTATTTGGCAAGGTTGTCGGGTTTAAAGATAGTTACTCAATAATTATTTCAGCTTTAGTTGTGTTCATGTCCTATTTTATCAGCGACCATATATTCGAGTTTGATACAACTACGCGTGTTTATTTACAATGGATGGCTCAAGATATCTTCACTATTGCAACCATTTTTTTAGTACATAAACTTTTTAAAATTAAGCTCCATCGCGCATCATATTACGTTTATCTTGGCCTTTCCTTGAATGGTTTAATGTTCTATTTAATGTGGGTTGATATTCAAGTCTTGGCTAATCAAGAGCCTTGGTGGTTTTGGACCTTATACTCGTTTGGCGTCAATATTGTTGATTATGTGATGGTTATTACTTTAATTGTGGGTCGAGATTGGCTTGGTTTAGTGCGTTTAGCTCGCTTTATTCGCGATAAAGTCATTGCTAAAAAAGAAGGTTTTATTGAAACCCAAAAAGAAAAGCGTTTGTCACAAGTTATACTTCAAGCTTAAACGCTTTTCGTTAGTTCCATTTCCATTTTGTTCTAAATACATAGATTAAAAACGATATTCCCAACTGCCACTTAGTGCGAATTCTGTATCCGAATTATTAGCAAATTTATCGCGCCAGGTTGTCGCTTTTAGCTTTAGCAAACCGTCAAATAACCCTTGCTGATAACCCACCTCTAGTTGCAAGCGCTTTGTATCAAGTTTTTCAAAATCCATATGACGCAGTTTTACAAATCCAGCATAGCCATTTGTAGTTTGGTAGTTGCTTGATAAACTCACGCCTTTAACATTCTGACCGATACTTGCTGCGATATTTTCACCTAAGTGCGCGTACCCTTGCTCATAATACGGGTGCTGATATTGGCAATGGCTCAAGGTCGCAATATAACGACAGTTTGAAATCGTATCTGAGTATTCAATATAGTTTTTAACTAAGAAATCTTGGCCACCAAAAAAGTGTTCAGCGCCTAATGTGTACATGGTATCTTCAGGTAAAAAGCTTAGCTCATTGGTACCAGCATATTCACCGTAAAGTGCAATAGACTGATTAAACAGTCGAGTACTGTATTTAATATCAATGCTGGTTAATTGGTTATATTCATTAACCCCATTGTTATCGAGCTTATTCTTGGTCAGTATGACATCTGATAGCGCACCAAAGCCATGATCTGTATCTGGACTATCAAATTGCGCAGTTTGGTTTACGCCTACCTCTAAACCTGTAATCGGGGTTGATGAAAAGCGCATAGCCCAAAATAGGGTGTCTTTGTCATCGTTTTTGAGGTACTTATCTTGACCAACAAAGGCTGAAAAATTCCACGGACCAATAAATGAGAGAAAACTCGGTCCATAGTAATCGGTATTTAAACGGCTAAGGCGTAGTCCCGGCATTGGGTCGGCGTTGTTTGAGAGTAACAACGCGTTATCGTTACTTGGTCCAAACCATTTATTAATTTGCTCAACACTGACGCTCCAATTGCCGTATAAAACCGCCAAATAAGAACCGTCATAGTTGAGTTCCTTTTGGCTGGTGGCATCTTTGCTATAGCCAATAGATACTTTTGCAGTCACTCTGTCACCCATTAGTACTGAGGTGCCTTGAATGTTACCTTTACGCTTATTGCGTTCGCCAAAACTTTGTAAGTTGCTTGGCTCACTGTTACCACTTACTTTAACTGATGAATAAGAACCTGATTTTGCAGCTTTAAGTGCATGTTGCACTTTACGAAGTGCGAAAATACCATCATCAGATAGCTTAGTGCGATTGATCATTGATAAATCTTGCGCAATTCCTTGCCACATAAGCGGATAGCTATTAACCGGACGCTTAATCGCGCCCTCACTCACTAATTGCTCAATCGCGGCGCGTAAAAACGGGTCATCGGTGCCAATCCAAGGCTCAGCAAAAACGTTTGCTGCAAAAACTAAACTACATGATGCAGTAATATGGCTTAACTTCATTTTGCCAACTTTTCCTTAAGGGCGTTTACGACAATAGGGTCTACAAATTCATGAACATCACCACCATGAATTGCCACTTCTTTTACTAGGCTTGATGAAATAAATGAGTTTTTCTCAGCAGGTGTTAAAAACACGGTTTCAAGCTCTTTATTAAGTCGGCGGTTCATATTGGCTAATTGAAATTCAAATTCAAAATCCGATACAGCACGTAAACCGCGCACTAATACCTGTGAATTTTGTTCTCTCGCTAAATCAGCAAGTAAGCCAGAAAAACCAATTACCGTTACGTTATCTAGGTGTGACAAAATAGATTTTGCGATTTCAACACGTTGTTCTAATTCAAAAAATGGCTTTTTATTTGGGTTGTGTGCAACGGCTAAAATTACTTCGTCGAACATTTTAGCGGCGCGCGCTACTAAATCTGTGTGGCCATTTGTGATTGGATCAAAGGTTCCAGGATAAATCGCTTTTACTTTCATGGTTTTGGTAACTTAGTGATGATGCTGGCATTTTATCAAGCTTTAATTGGAATACCAATCGCCACGCGAGACATTTTGCCAATTGGTATTCAACACTAGATTGTTTATACTGCGCGGTATTAACGTTAGGCATAATAGGATATTTATGAGTACCAAGGATAAGATAATTCAAACAAGCATTGCACTGTTTAACCACCATGGAGAGCGTGCGATAACAACCAACCATATCGCATCAGAAATGGGCATTAGCCCAGGTAACTTGTATTATCACTTTAAAAATAAAGAAGACATTTTACGCAATATCTTTAGCCTTTATAAAAATCACCTTAAAGATAATTTTATCCCAATGGATAAAAACCAAGATGTAATGGAACAACTCGCCGGTTACCTTGATTCACTGGTTGAATTAATGTGGCGTTTTAACTTCTTTTATAACAACTTAACCGATATTTTAAGCCGCGATAATGAGCTTAAAGCGCAATATTTAGAACAGCAAGCACAACTGTTAGAACAAGTAGCGGCGGTTATTGCGGGGCTAAAATACGCCGAAGTGATTGAGATTGATGACAGCGATATCGTTGAACTTGCACATATGGTGAAACTAACCGTGAGTTTTTGGACGCCTTATGTAAAAGCGCATAGCGAAGATGGTCGTTTGTCAAAACAGGATATTTTTGGTGGTATTGTTAAAGTTATATTACTGTTTAAGCCTTACGCCAAAGGCGCAGGCTTAGATCAGCTAAAAGAATTACAACAAGAATACATTAATAAGCAACTTGACGTTGAACAGGCGGTTGCTTAACGGTCTTTTTGGCAGTGCGTTAACAGTTGCTGCCAAAACGCGATACCTTTTTCTCGCGCGAGATTAATGTTCGTCTCTGGAATACCTTCCGGATCAGGGTGAATATCAAGTACCCTTGCCATTGAAGCTTCTCTTATTAAATGTAATGTAGGATAAGGTGCTCTGTTGGTGTAGTTTGCTGCATCTTGCTCATCACTATCGGCAAATACATAGTCTGGGTGGAAATTGGCGATTTGAATAAAGCCTTCATAACCGCTTGATACCAACATCGCATTGGCTAAATCAACCAAATCTAAAAAATCGTCAAAATTTTGAAAGCCTTCGCTAAAAATATGTAAACAGGTTTCAATATCGTCGTTTTCACGCATTTCTTGTATTAATGAGAGCATTTCAATTACCGCATCTTCATGCGACTTTGTTTTGCTATCTACATAGTTAATTGTATTGTTTACCACTTCTTTTTTGGCAAAAGGGCAAAAGTTATACCCAACAATAACGCGGCTAACCCAGTTTTTAGTTTGTACAATCGGTGATAATGTCATGAGAAATCTCGTTTTCGATAAGCGTTATTGTGCGTTTAACCGCGCCACTGTTAGCATTCAATATAGCTAACGCATTGTCACCTAGTTCTTTTTGCTTGCTAGGGTTGTTTGCAATTGAAAGCAGGCTTTTACAAAGCGCATCGGCACTATCAACACACAAGCAGGCATTACTGTCTAGTAATTGCGGGTAGACATGTAAAAAGTTGGTGTAGCTTGGTCCGGTAATAATTGGAATACCAAATGCCGCTGCCTCAAGCGGATTATGACCGCCGCGCTCAATTAAACTACCGCCAATAAAAGCAATGTTTGCGGCCCCAAACAGTGTAAGCATTTCCCCCATGGTATCTGCGAGTAGTACTGCTTGCCCATTGTGTGGCGCTTTACTGCGTTGGCTAAAACTAATATTTTGTTGTGTTAAATAGGCTGCTACTTTGGCAAATTGCTCAGGATGGCGCGGAGCGATAATCAGTAGGGCGTTTGGCTGTTGCTCTAACAGTGATAAATGTGCAGCAATAACCTGTTCATGTTCGTTAGGATGAGTTGAACCTGCAACCCAAATAAAATCATGTGTTGTAAGCTCAGATTGAAACTTTGCTACGTTGTTTGTTATTTCATTATTTAGCGTAATATCAAACTTAATCGAGCCAGTCACATGCGCATTTTTGGGGTTTAAACCGAGAGCTAAAAAACGAGCCGAATCGTCTTTATTATGCGCTGCTAGCAAGCCAATGTTATGCATGATTTGTTTGCTTAAAGGCTTTATGCGCTCATAGCCTTTTTGCGATTTTTCAGATAAACGCGCATTAATAACACACACTGGTATGCCATGTTTACTTGCTTTAATAATCAAATTTGGCCAAAGCTCAGTTTCTAAAATAACAACGGCTTTTGGTTTTAATTGTTTTATAAAACGTGAAACAGCGCCAGGAAAATCAAGTGGCAAATACACATGTTGCACGCTGTCTTTAAATTGCTTTTTTATTTCCGCTGAGCCCGTAGGTGTATTGCAGGTTATAGTGACAAGGTGAGTCTGTTTTAATGTGTTAATTAATTTACTTGCGGCCATTAACTCACCGACAGACGCGCAGTGAATCATCAAGCTGTTTGGCTTTAAATTATCATCATAAAAACCAAGACGTTCAGCCCAACGTTTACGATATTCAGGCGCTTTTTTTCCGCGTAACCATAAGTGCAAAAACACCAGCGGCGATAAAAGATATAAAACAAAACTGTAAATGATGCGTGCCATATCGACCTCACGAGATAGAGCGGCGAGTTATAACATATTTATACAATTTTTGCTGCGCTATGTGATGGCGTTTTGTTATCATGAATGGATAATTCTATAACGACTTCGCCTATGAAACTCAGTAATTTACTTATTATTGCAGGGGCATTTGTTGCAACAGAAAGTGCTGCAAAACCTACTGTATATTTGCCTTTGGGCATAGACGCCCACTTAGAAACCCAACTTGATCGCATGTTTGCACTTACCAGTGGTACGCCTATGCATAAGCCGTATGCGTTAAGTGAAGTCGACCTTGCACTTAGGAAACTAAAACAAAAAGATAGTAGATTGTATCGTTACTTAGTGGGTGAGCTGAAACGTTATCGTGGTGAAGACAAAATTAGCCGTTATGGTCTACGAACTACAGCAAGCAGCGGTGATACGATGCCGATTGCTAACCAGCGCGGTTTAACAACCGA
This region of Pseudoalteromonas spongiae UST010723-006 genomic DNA includes:
- the coaD gene encoding pantetheine-phosphate adenylyltransferase, whose translation is MKVKAIYPGTFDPITNGHTDLVARAAKMFDEVILAVAHNPNKKPFFELEQRVEIAKSILSHLDNVTVIGFSGLLADLAREQNSQVLVRGLRAVSDFEFEFQLANMNRRLNKELETVFLTPAEKNSFISSSLVKEVAIHGGDVHEFVDPIVVNALKEKLAK
- a CDS encoding TetR/AcrR family transcriptional regulator: MSTKDKIIQTSIALFNHHGERAITTNHIASEMGISPGNLYYHFKNKEDILRNIFSLYKNHLKDNFIPMDKNQDVMEQLAGYLDSLVELMWRFNFFYNNLTDILSRDNELKAQYLEQQAQLLEQVAAVIAGLKYAEVIEIDDSDIVELAHMVKLTVSFWTPYVKAHSEDGRLSKQDIFGGIVKVILLFKPYAKGAGLDQLKELQQEYINKQLDVEQAVA
- the waaA gene encoding lipid IV(A) 3-deoxy-D-manno-octulosonic acid transferase — translated: MARIIYSFVLYLLSPLVFLHLWLRGKKAPEYRKRWAERLGFYDDNLKPNSLMIHCASVGELMAASKLINTLKQTHLVTITCNTPTGSAEIKKQFKDSVQHVYLPLDFPGAVSRFIKQLKPKAVVILETELWPNLIIKASKHGIPVCVINARLSEKSQKGYERIKPLSKQIMHNIGLLAAHNKDDSARFLALGLNPKNAHVTGSIKFDITLNNEITNNVAKFQSELTTHDFIWVAGSTHPNEHEQVIAAHLSLLEQQPNALLIIAPRHPEQFAKVAAYLTQQNISFSQRSKAPHNGQAVLLADTMGEMLTLFGAANIAFIGGSLIERGGHNPLEAAAFGIPIITGPSYTNFLHVYPQLLDSNACLCVDSADALCKSLLSIANNPSKQKELGDNALAILNANSGAVKRTITLIENEISHDIITDCTN
- a CDS encoding capsule assembly Wzi family protein yields the protein MKLSHITASCSLVFAANVFAEPWIGTDDPFLRAAIEQLVSEGAIKRPVNSYPLMWQGIAQDLSMINRTKLSDDGIFALRKVQHALKAAKSGSYSSVKVSGNSEPSNLQSFGERNKRKGNIQGTSVLMGDRVTAKVSIGYSKDATSQKELNYDGSYLAVLYGNWSVSVEQINKWFGPSNDNALLLSNNADPMPGLRLSRLNTDYYGPSFLSFIGPWNFSAFVGQDKYLKNDDKDTLFWAMRFSSTPITGLEVGVNQTAQFDSPDTDHGFGALSDVILTKNKLDNNGVNEYNQLTSIDIKYSTRLFNQSIALYGEYAGTNELSFLPEDTMYTLGAEHFFGGQDFLVKNYIEYSDTISNCRYIATLSHCQYQHPYYEQGYAHLGENIAASIGQNVKGVSLSSNYQTTNGYAGFVKLRHMDFEKLDTKRLQLEVGYQQGLFDGLLKLKATTWRDKFANNSDTEFALSGSWEYRF
- a CDS encoding DUF1415 domain-containing protein, with amino-acid sequence MTLSPIVQTKNWVSRVIVGYNFCPFAKKEVVNNTINYVDSKTKSHEDAVIEMLSLIQEMRENDDIETCLHIFSEGFQNFDDFLDLVDLANAMLVSSGYEGFIQIANFHPDYVFADSDEQDAANYTNRAPYPTLHLIREASMARVLDIHPDPEGIPETNINLAREKGIAFWQQLLTHCQKDR